From one Caldichromatium japonicum genomic stretch:
- the ubiG gene encoding bifunctional 2-polyprenyl-6-hydroxyphenol methylase/3-demethylubiquinol 3-O-methyltransferase UbiG: MSEASPNVDPAEVRKFDALAMRWWDPDSEFKTLHDINPLRLDYIQRGAGGLTGKRVLDVGCGGGILAEGLAQRGAQVVGIDLGEMPLRIAELHRLESGVEVEYRRIAVEALAAEQPASFDVVTCMELLEHVPDPASVIAACARLVRPGGKVFLSTLNRTFKAYLLAILGAEYLLGMLPRGTHDYARFIRPAELAAWARQAGLLLTAMTGLVYNPLTRTYRLAAGQLDVNYLATCVRP, from the coding sequence ATGAGTGAAGCGAGCCCCAATGTCGATCCCGCCGAGGTGCGCAAATTCGACGCCCTGGCCATGCGCTGGTGGGACCCAGATAGCGAGTTCAAGACCTTGCATGACATCAACCCGCTGCGTCTGGACTATATCCAACGCGGCGCCGGGGGGCTGACAGGCAAACGGGTGCTCGATGTCGGTTGCGGCGGCGGGATACTCGCCGAGGGACTGGCCCAGCGGGGGGCGCAGGTCGTGGGGATCGACCTCGGCGAGATGCCCCTGCGCATCGCTGAACTCCATCGCCTCGAAAGCGGCGTCGAGGTCGAATACCGGCGCATCGCGGTGGAGGCATTGGCCGCCGAGCAGCCGGCATCCTTCGATGTGGTCACCTGTATGGAACTCCTCGAACACGTCCCCGATCCGGCCTCGGTGATCGCGGCCTGTGCCCGCTTGGTGCGACCAGGCGGCAAAGTATTCCTTTCGACCCTCAATCGCACCTTCAAGGCCTATCTCTTGGCGATCCTGGGGGCCGAGTATCTCCTCGGGATGCTGCCGCGCGGGACCCATGACTATGCGCGTTTCATCCGCCCCGCCGAGCTTGCGGCCTGGGCGCGACAGGCCGGTCTGTTGCTCACCGCTATGACGGGCCTGGTCTATAACCCCCTGACTCGCACCTATCGGCTGGCGGCAGGTCAGCTGGACGTGAACTATCTAGCAACCTGCGTGCGCCCGTGA
- a CDS encoding HAD family hydrolase yields the protein MIYPTDSGPLILFDLDGTFADTAPDMAAALNLLRQWHGHGPLSLARIRPYASHGAPGMLKIGFGVTPEDPVFEPLRQEYLRIYETMLVEDSAPFPGMPELVEIFEARGLPWGIVTNKSSALARPLLEKLGFLERTHCLVCGDTTPRPKPHPDPLLYACDLLGVAPGNSWYVGDTERDIQAGLAAGMRTLAALFGYLGPDEDPRRWGAHGLIRHPLEVLDWLAETSPNP from the coding sequence ATGATCTATCCGACGGACTCTGGGCCCTTGATCCTCTTCGACCTGGATGGGACCTTTGCCGATACCGCCCCCGACATGGCAGCGGCCTTGAACCTTTTGCGGCAATGGCATGGTCATGGCCCCCTCTCCTTGGCGCGCATTCGCCCCTATGCCTCGCATGGGGCGCCGGGGATGCTCAAGATCGGCTTCGGCGTGACTCCCGAGGACCCGGTCTTTGAACCCCTGCGTCAGGAATATCTGCGGATCTATGAGACCATGCTAGTCGAGGACAGCGCGCCCTTTCCCGGCATGCCCGAGCTAGTGGAGATATTTGAGGCACGTGGCCTGCCCTGGGGGATCGTGACCAACAAATCGAGCGCTCTGGCAAGACCCCTGTTGGAGAAACTCGGTTTTCTGGAACGCACCCATTGCTTGGTCTGCGGTGATACGACGCCGCGCCCCAAGCCACATCCCGATCCGCTGCTCTATGCCTGCGATCTTCTTGGGGTCGCGCCAGGGAACAGTTGGTATGTCGGTGATACCGAACGCGATATCCAGGCGGGTCTAGCCGCAGGGATGCGGACGCTGGCTGCCCTGTTCGGCTATCTCGGACCAGACGAGGATCCGCGCCGCTGGGGGGCGCATGGCTTGATCCGGCACCCACTCGAGGTGCTCGACTGGCTGGCCGAGACATCCCCGAACCCTTAA